From Helicoverpa armigera isolate CAAS_96S chromosome 17, ASM3070526v1, whole genome shotgun sequence, one genomic window encodes:
- the Su(tpl) gene encoding RNA polymerase II elongation factor ELL2 isoform X3: MAALPAGVQYGLSSESSYKENKELVFVKLTDSALKAIEDFLRNNRDRLAKPKIQFLPGNEGKISIPAPASGNGQSGEATFHFSINSNAEMEGPQGSFECVRSGGARRLESCGPLPRRMRVQANDDSYEATKDRMARTVAAEQSKCTRVIKPNQTDIGRRVKLRSAHPYSGVGATQLSERAERPDRPDRPERPERPERPERPERAERPERPERVERPERPDRVERPERAVPPVPRPQPPPAAPPLPQHQQHQHPPNPHQPQRPPPNPDLTKRSLKERLIQLLALKPFKKPELYSRVYSEGLKDKERSLMNKILPHISTLKDNCYHLRRNIWNDVNEDWPFYTEEEKRMLKRRKPQNLTPPLSSDSANSLSPRASPSAGKRPSSASGVSAASAANAASAAPGAAAAASVAVLPALADEPPAAKKQRISHYRRASPPSSGYATTSSGERQASDNEDERTTVKKDNGYTLNYNTVKDLCPSPVKANGFRSSPPVEQTNITEKDITNNEPLENTELAPVHDENMTDLEEIERSSRISRQYPPITSSNIRRAYKNEFAELYTEYRALYNRVAQVAALFTRLEAELNRAQPLSPHHQSIEQRIVDEYRRVNNDPAYKQQRRRVNYLHRKLTHIKRMVYQYDQLRNLKPDRVSTASTTQAY, translated from the exons GACAGATTGGCAAAACCTAAAATACAGTTCCTACCCGGAAATGAAGGG AAAATCTCCATTCCGGCGCCAGCCAGTGGCAATGGCCAATCAGGCGAGGCTACATTTCACTTCAGCATTAATAGTAATGCAGAGATGGAGGGTCCACAG GGTTCGTTCGAGTGCGTCCGGAGTGGCGGCGCTCGAAGGTTGGAGTCGTGCGGGCCACTACCACGCAGGATGCGTGTACAGGCCAACGACGACTCGTACGAAGCCACAAAGGACCGTATGGCGAGAACCGTCGCCGCGGAGCAGAGTAAATG CACCCGCGTGATCAAACCTAACCAGACGGACATTGGACGTCGCGTCAAATTGCGCTCTGCGCATCCTTACTCGGGTGTGGGGGCGACCCAGTTATCCGAGCGGGCTGAGAGGCCCGACCGGCCCGACAGGCCCGAACGGCCCGAGAGGCCCGAACGGCCTGAGCGACCTGAGCGAGCGGAACGGCCCGAGAGGCCGGAGCGAGTGGAAAGGCCCGAACGGCCTGATCGAGTGGAAAGGCCAGAACGGGCCGTTCCACCCGTCCCTCGCCCGCAGCCGCCGCCGGCCGCGCCGCCGCTCCCCCAGCATCAACAGCACCAACACCCGCCCAATCCGCACCAGCCGCAGCGGCCACCCCCTAATCCGGATCTCACTAAGCGGTCCCTGAA AGAAAGACTTATACAGTTATTAGCATTGAAACCCTTCAAGAAGCCCGAATTGTACTCAAGGGTTTATAGTG AGGGTCTCAAAGACAAGGAGCGCAGTCTGATGAACAAGATTTTGCCTCATATCAGTACGCTCAAGGATAACTGTTACCACTTACGTAGAAACATTTGGAATGACGTCAACGAGGACTGGCCTTTTTATACCGAGGAGGAGAAACGTATGCTCAAGAG GCGGAAACCTCAAAACCTAACACCACCGCTAAGCAGCGACTCTGCGAACTCATTATCCCCGCGAGCGTCGCCGAGCGCCGGCAAGCGGCCCAGCAGCGCCAGCGGGGTCAGTGCGGCCAGCGCTGCTAATGCGGCCAGTGCAGCCCCCGGCGCGGCCGCCGCGGCCAGCGTGGCCGTGCTACCCGCGCTGGCGGACGAGCCGCCGGCCGCCAAGAAGCAGCGCATCTCGCACTACCGCCGCGCCTCCCCGCCCTCCTCAGGGTACGCCACCACCTCCTCCGGCGAGCGACAAGCCTCCGATAACGAGGATGAGCGGACCACTG TTAAAAAGGACAATGGTTATACCCTCAATTATAATACTGTAAAGGATCTCTGCCCCAGTCCTGTGAAGGCGAATGGTTTTAGAAGTAGTCCCCCAGTAGAGCAAACTAATATCACAG aAAAAGACATCACAAATAATGAACCCTTAGAAAATACAGAATTAGCGCCTGTCCATGATGAGAATATGACTGATTTGGAAGAGATTGAAAG ATCATCAAGGATTTCAAG GCAATATCCGCCTATAACTAGTTCTAACATTCGGCGGGCGTACAAGAACGAGTTTGCTGAGCTGTACACCGAGTACCGGGCTCTGTATAACCGCGTGGCGCAAGTGGCGGCGCTGTTTACAAGGCTCGAAGCTGAACTTAATCGTGCCCAGCCGCTGTCGCCGCATCATCAG AGTATAGAGCAGCGCATCGTGGACGAGTACCGGCGCGTGAACAACGACCCGGCGTACAAGCAGCAGCGGCGGCGCGTCAACTACCTGCACCGCAAGCTCACTCACATCAAGCGTATGGTTTATCAGTATGATCAACTG CGAAACTTAAAACCAGATCGTGTTTCGACCGCGAGCACAACGCAAGCGTACTGA
- the Su(tpl) gene encoding RNA polymerase II elongation factor Ell isoform X4 produces MAALPAGVQYGLSSESSYKENKELVFVKLTDSALKAIEDFLRNNRDRLAKPKIQFLPGNEGKISIPAPASGNGQSGEATFHFSINSNAEMEGPQGSFECVRSGGARRLESCGPLPRRMRVQANDDSYEATKDRMARTVAAEQSKCTRVIKPNQTDIGRRVKLRSAHPYSGVGATQLSERAERPDRPDRPERPERPERPERPERAERPERPERVERPERPDRVERPERAVPPVPRPQPPPAAPPLPQHQQHQHPPNPHQPQRPPPNPDLTKRSLKERLIQLLALKPFKKPELYSRVYSEGLKDKERSLMNKILPHISTLKDNCYHLRRNIWNDVNEDWPFYTEEEKRMLKRRKPQNLTPPLSSDSANSLSPRASPSAGKRPSSASGVSAASAANAASAAPGAAAAASVAVLPALADEPPAAKKQRISHYRRASPPSSGYATTSSGERQASDNEDERTTVKKDNGYTLNYNTVKDLCPSPVKANGFRSSPPVEQTNITEKDITNNEPLENTELAPVHDENMTDLEEIERQYPPITSSNIRRAYKNEFAELYTEYRALYNRVAQVAALFTRLEAELNRAQPLSPHHQSIEQRIVDEYRRVNNDPAYKQQRRRVNYLHRKLTHIKRMVYQYDQLRNLKPDRVSTASTTQAY; encoded by the exons GACAGATTGGCAAAACCTAAAATACAGTTCCTACCCGGAAATGAAGGG AAAATCTCCATTCCGGCGCCAGCCAGTGGCAATGGCCAATCAGGCGAGGCTACATTTCACTTCAGCATTAATAGTAATGCAGAGATGGAGGGTCCACAG GGTTCGTTCGAGTGCGTCCGGAGTGGCGGCGCTCGAAGGTTGGAGTCGTGCGGGCCACTACCACGCAGGATGCGTGTACAGGCCAACGACGACTCGTACGAAGCCACAAAGGACCGTATGGCGAGAACCGTCGCCGCGGAGCAGAGTAAATG CACCCGCGTGATCAAACCTAACCAGACGGACATTGGACGTCGCGTCAAATTGCGCTCTGCGCATCCTTACTCGGGTGTGGGGGCGACCCAGTTATCCGAGCGGGCTGAGAGGCCCGACCGGCCCGACAGGCCCGAACGGCCCGAGAGGCCCGAACGGCCTGAGCGACCTGAGCGAGCGGAACGGCCCGAGAGGCCGGAGCGAGTGGAAAGGCCCGAACGGCCTGATCGAGTGGAAAGGCCAGAACGGGCCGTTCCACCCGTCCCTCGCCCGCAGCCGCCGCCGGCCGCGCCGCCGCTCCCCCAGCATCAACAGCACCAACACCCGCCCAATCCGCACCAGCCGCAGCGGCCACCCCCTAATCCGGATCTCACTAAGCGGTCCCTGAA AGAAAGACTTATACAGTTATTAGCATTGAAACCCTTCAAGAAGCCCGAATTGTACTCAAGGGTTTATAGTG AGGGTCTCAAAGACAAGGAGCGCAGTCTGATGAACAAGATTTTGCCTCATATCAGTACGCTCAAGGATAACTGTTACCACTTACGTAGAAACATTTGGAATGACGTCAACGAGGACTGGCCTTTTTATACCGAGGAGGAGAAACGTATGCTCAAGAG GCGGAAACCTCAAAACCTAACACCACCGCTAAGCAGCGACTCTGCGAACTCATTATCCCCGCGAGCGTCGCCGAGCGCCGGCAAGCGGCCCAGCAGCGCCAGCGGGGTCAGTGCGGCCAGCGCTGCTAATGCGGCCAGTGCAGCCCCCGGCGCGGCCGCCGCGGCCAGCGTGGCCGTGCTACCCGCGCTGGCGGACGAGCCGCCGGCCGCCAAGAAGCAGCGCATCTCGCACTACCGCCGCGCCTCCCCGCCCTCCTCAGGGTACGCCACCACCTCCTCCGGCGAGCGACAAGCCTCCGATAACGAGGATGAGCGGACCACTG TTAAAAAGGACAATGGTTATACCCTCAATTATAATACTGTAAAGGATCTCTGCCCCAGTCCTGTGAAGGCGAATGGTTTTAGAAGTAGTCCCCCAGTAGAGCAAACTAATATCACAG aAAAAGACATCACAAATAATGAACCCTTAGAAAATACAGAATTAGCGCCTGTCCATGATGAGAATATGACTGATTTGGAAGAGATTGAAAG GCAATATCCGCCTATAACTAGTTCTAACATTCGGCGGGCGTACAAGAACGAGTTTGCTGAGCTGTACACCGAGTACCGGGCTCTGTATAACCGCGTGGCGCAAGTGGCGGCGCTGTTTACAAGGCTCGAAGCTGAACTTAATCGTGCCCAGCCGCTGTCGCCGCATCATCAG AGTATAGAGCAGCGCATCGTGGACGAGTACCGGCGCGTGAACAACGACCCGGCGTACAAGCAGCAGCGGCGGCGCGTCAACTACCTGCACCGCAAGCTCACTCACATCAAGCGTATGGTTTATCAGTATGATCAACTG CGAAACTTAAAACCAGATCGTGTTTCGACCGCGAGCACAACGCAAGCGTACTGA
- the Su(tpl) gene encoding RNA polymerase II elongation factor ELL2 isoform X1 yields the protein MAALPAGVQYGLSSESSYKENKELVFVKLTDSALKAIEDFLRNNRDRLAKPKIQFLPGNEGKISIPAPASGNGQSGEATFHFSINSNAEMEGPQGSFECVRSGGARRLESCGPLPRRMRVQANDDSYEATKDRMARTVAAEQSKCTRVIKPNQTDIGRRVKLRSAHPYSGVGATQLSERAERPDRPDRPERPERPERPERPERAERPERPERVERPERPDRVERPERAVPPVPRPQPPPAAPPLPQHQQHQHPPNPHQPQRPPPNPDLTKRSLKERLIQLLALKPFKKPELYSRVYSEGLKDKERSLMNKILPHISTLKDNCYHLRRNIWNDVNEDWPFYTEEEKRMLKRRKPQNLTPPLSSDSANSLSPRASPSAGKRPSSASGVSAASAANAASAAPGAAAAASVAVLPALADEPPAAKKQRISHYRRASPPSSGYATTSSGERQASDNEDERTTVKKDNGYTLNYNTVKDLCPSPVKANGFRSSPPVEQTNITEKDITNNEPLENTELAPVHDENMTDLEEIERSSRISRQYPPITSSNIRRAYKNEFAELYTEYRALYNRVAQVAALFTRLEAELNRAQPLSPHHQSIEQRIVDEYRRVNNDPAYKQQRRRVNYLHRKLTHIKRMVYQYDQLSVTHLKDYGNIPRNLKPDRVSTASTTQAY from the exons GACAGATTGGCAAAACCTAAAATACAGTTCCTACCCGGAAATGAAGGG AAAATCTCCATTCCGGCGCCAGCCAGTGGCAATGGCCAATCAGGCGAGGCTACATTTCACTTCAGCATTAATAGTAATGCAGAGATGGAGGGTCCACAG GGTTCGTTCGAGTGCGTCCGGAGTGGCGGCGCTCGAAGGTTGGAGTCGTGCGGGCCACTACCACGCAGGATGCGTGTACAGGCCAACGACGACTCGTACGAAGCCACAAAGGACCGTATGGCGAGAACCGTCGCCGCGGAGCAGAGTAAATG CACCCGCGTGATCAAACCTAACCAGACGGACATTGGACGTCGCGTCAAATTGCGCTCTGCGCATCCTTACTCGGGTGTGGGGGCGACCCAGTTATCCGAGCGGGCTGAGAGGCCCGACCGGCCCGACAGGCCCGAACGGCCCGAGAGGCCCGAACGGCCTGAGCGACCTGAGCGAGCGGAACGGCCCGAGAGGCCGGAGCGAGTGGAAAGGCCCGAACGGCCTGATCGAGTGGAAAGGCCAGAACGGGCCGTTCCACCCGTCCCTCGCCCGCAGCCGCCGCCGGCCGCGCCGCCGCTCCCCCAGCATCAACAGCACCAACACCCGCCCAATCCGCACCAGCCGCAGCGGCCACCCCCTAATCCGGATCTCACTAAGCGGTCCCTGAA AGAAAGACTTATACAGTTATTAGCATTGAAACCCTTCAAGAAGCCCGAATTGTACTCAAGGGTTTATAGTG AGGGTCTCAAAGACAAGGAGCGCAGTCTGATGAACAAGATTTTGCCTCATATCAGTACGCTCAAGGATAACTGTTACCACTTACGTAGAAACATTTGGAATGACGTCAACGAGGACTGGCCTTTTTATACCGAGGAGGAGAAACGTATGCTCAAGAG GCGGAAACCTCAAAACCTAACACCACCGCTAAGCAGCGACTCTGCGAACTCATTATCCCCGCGAGCGTCGCCGAGCGCCGGCAAGCGGCCCAGCAGCGCCAGCGGGGTCAGTGCGGCCAGCGCTGCTAATGCGGCCAGTGCAGCCCCCGGCGCGGCCGCCGCGGCCAGCGTGGCCGTGCTACCCGCGCTGGCGGACGAGCCGCCGGCCGCCAAGAAGCAGCGCATCTCGCACTACCGCCGCGCCTCCCCGCCCTCCTCAGGGTACGCCACCACCTCCTCCGGCGAGCGACAAGCCTCCGATAACGAGGATGAGCGGACCACTG TTAAAAAGGACAATGGTTATACCCTCAATTATAATACTGTAAAGGATCTCTGCCCCAGTCCTGTGAAGGCGAATGGTTTTAGAAGTAGTCCCCCAGTAGAGCAAACTAATATCACAG aAAAAGACATCACAAATAATGAACCCTTAGAAAATACAGAATTAGCGCCTGTCCATGATGAGAATATGACTGATTTGGAAGAGATTGAAAG ATCATCAAGGATTTCAAG GCAATATCCGCCTATAACTAGTTCTAACATTCGGCGGGCGTACAAGAACGAGTTTGCTGAGCTGTACACCGAGTACCGGGCTCTGTATAACCGCGTGGCGCAAGTGGCGGCGCTGTTTACAAGGCTCGAAGCTGAACTTAATCGTGCCCAGCCGCTGTCGCCGCATCATCAG AGTATAGAGCAGCGCATCGTGGACGAGTACCGGCGCGTGAACAACGACCCGGCGTACAAGCAGCAGCGGCGGCGCGTCAACTACCTGCACCGCAAGCTCACTCACATCAAGCGTATGGTTTATCAGTATGATCAACTG tctGTAACGCATTTAAAGGACTACGGAAACATACCA CGAAACTTAAAACCAGATCGTGTTTCGACCGCGAGCACAACGCAAGCGTACTGA
- the Su(tpl) gene encoding RNA polymerase II elongation factor ELL2 isoform X2, with amino-acid sequence MAALPAGVQYGLSSESSYKENKELVFVKLTDSALKAIEDFLRNNRDRLAKPKIQFLPGNEGKISIPAPASGNGQSGEATFHFSINSNAEMEGPQGSFECVRSGGARRLESCGPLPRRMRVQANDDSYEATKDRMARTVAAEQSKCTRVIKPNQTDIGRRVKLRSAHPYSGVGATQLSERAERPDRPDRPERPERPERPERPERAERPERPERVERPERPDRVERPERAVPPVPRPQPPPAAPPLPQHQQHQHPPNPHQPQRPPPNPDLTKRSLKERLIQLLALKPFKKPELYSRVYSEGLKDKERSLMNKILPHISTLKDNCYHLRRNIWNDVNEDWPFYTEEEKRMLKRRKPQNLTPPLSSDSANSLSPRASPSAGKRPSSASGVSAASAANAASAAPGAAAAASVAVLPALADEPPAAKKQRISHYRRASPPSSGYATTSSGERQASDNEDERTTVKKDNGYTLNYNTVKDLCPSPVKANGFRSSPPVEQTNITEKDITNNEPLENTELAPVHDENMTDLEEIERQYPPITSSNIRRAYKNEFAELYTEYRALYNRVAQVAALFTRLEAELNRAQPLSPHHQSIEQRIVDEYRRVNNDPAYKQQRRRVNYLHRKLTHIKRMVYQYDQLSVTHLKDYGNIPRNLKPDRVSTASTTQAY; translated from the exons GACAGATTGGCAAAACCTAAAATACAGTTCCTACCCGGAAATGAAGGG AAAATCTCCATTCCGGCGCCAGCCAGTGGCAATGGCCAATCAGGCGAGGCTACATTTCACTTCAGCATTAATAGTAATGCAGAGATGGAGGGTCCACAG GGTTCGTTCGAGTGCGTCCGGAGTGGCGGCGCTCGAAGGTTGGAGTCGTGCGGGCCACTACCACGCAGGATGCGTGTACAGGCCAACGACGACTCGTACGAAGCCACAAAGGACCGTATGGCGAGAACCGTCGCCGCGGAGCAGAGTAAATG CACCCGCGTGATCAAACCTAACCAGACGGACATTGGACGTCGCGTCAAATTGCGCTCTGCGCATCCTTACTCGGGTGTGGGGGCGACCCAGTTATCCGAGCGGGCTGAGAGGCCCGACCGGCCCGACAGGCCCGAACGGCCCGAGAGGCCCGAACGGCCTGAGCGACCTGAGCGAGCGGAACGGCCCGAGAGGCCGGAGCGAGTGGAAAGGCCCGAACGGCCTGATCGAGTGGAAAGGCCAGAACGGGCCGTTCCACCCGTCCCTCGCCCGCAGCCGCCGCCGGCCGCGCCGCCGCTCCCCCAGCATCAACAGCACCAACACCCGCCCAATCCGCACCAGCCGCAGCGGCCACCCCCTAATCCGGATCTCACTAAGCGGTCCCTGAA AGAAAGACTTATACAGTTATTAGCATTGAAACCCTTCAAGAAGCCCGAATTGTACTCAAGGGTTTATAGTG AGGGTCTCAAAGACAAGGAGCGCAGTCTGATGAACAAGATTTTGCCTCATATCAGTACGCTCAAGGATAACTGTTACCACTTACGTAGAAACATTTGGAATGACGTCAACGAGGACTGGCCTTTTTATACCGAGGAGGAGAAACGTATGCTCAAGAG GCGGAAACCTCAAAACCTAACACCACCGCTAAGCAGCGACTCTGCGAACTCATTATCCCCGCGAGCGTCGCCGAGCGCCGGCAAGCGGCCCAGCAGCGCCAGCGGGGTCAGTGCGGCCAGCGCTGCTAATGCGGCCAGTGCAGCCCCCGGCGCGGCCGCCGCGGCCAGCGTGGCCGTGCTACCCGCGCTGGCGGACGAGCCGCCGGCCGCCAAGAAGCAGCGCATCTCGCACTACCGCCGCGCCTCCCCGCCCTCCTCAGGGTACGCCACCACCTCCTCCGGCGAGCGACAAGCCTCCGATAACGAGGATGAGCGGACCACTG TTAAAAAGGACAATGGTTATACCCTCAATTATAATACTGTAAAGGATCTCTGCCCCAGTCCTGTGAAGGCGAATGGTTTTAGAAGTAGTCCCCCAGTAGAGCAAACTAATATCACAG aAAAAGACATCACAAATAATGAACCCTTAGAAAATACAGAATTAGCGCCTGTCCATGATGAGAATATGACTGATTTGGAAGAGATTGAAAG GCAATATCCGCCTATAACTAGTTCTAACATTCGGCGGGCGTACAAGAACGAGTTTGCTGAGCTGTACACCGAGTACCGGGCTCTGTATAACCGCGTGGCGCAAGTGGCGGCGCTGTTTACAAGGCTCGAAGCTGAACTTAATCGTGCCCAGCCGCTGTCGCCGCATCATCAG AGTATAGAGCAGCGCATCGTGGACGAGTACCGGCGCGTGAACAACGACCCGGCGTACAAGCAGCAGCGGCGGCGCGTCAACTACCTGCACCGCAAGCTCACTCACATCAAGCGTATGGTTTATCAGTATGATCAACTG tctGTAACGCATTTAAAGGACTACGGAAACATACCA CGAAACTTAAAACCAGATCGTGTTTCGACCGCGAGCACAACGCAAGCGTACTGA